The Anaplasmataceae bacterium AB001_6 genome has a segment encoding these proteins:
- the cydB gene encoding cytochrome d ubiquinol oxidase subunit II produces MINFENYINLPFIWGGLIAIAVMVYVILDGFDLGIGIIFPFVSDKKDRDMLIGTIAPFWDGNETWLVLSGGGLLAAFPKAYGIFMPALYIPIIIMLMGLILRGASFEFRFKAKNYVQSLVWDMVFHFGSLVAAFMQGIIIGAVIQGIKVSNMKYAGTPLDWATGFNMLTGIAVVFGYSMLGSTWLMMHCKEKVLFNWAKKVAIYTSFFVGLSMLMVSIAMPISNQHVRDLWFSLPEFLFLLPIPFIAFISFIVLWISLYKADKFIPFFCTVIIFVLSFSGICITMYPWLVPYSVNLHDAAATGTSQSILLIGAIIMLPVILSYTGYCYYLMWNKDDRKKAS; encoded by the coding sequence ATGATCAATTTTGAGAATTACATTAATTTGCCCTTCATATGGGGTGGGTTAATTGCTATTGCTGTTATGGTATATGTTATACTGGATGGCTTTGATCTAGGTATTGGAATAATTTTTCCTTTTGTATCTGATAAAAAAGATAGAGATATGTTAATTGGAACTATTGCTCCTTTTTGGGATGGCAATGAAACATGGTTAGTGCTCTCCGGAGGAGGGTTATTAGCAGCTTTTCCCAAAGCATATGGGATATTCATGCCAGCACTTTATATTCCTATTATCATTATGTTAATGGGCTTAATCCTTCGAGGAGCATCATTTGAGTTTCGATTTAAAGCAAAAAATTATGTTCAATCTTTAGTGTGGGATATGGTCTTTCACTTTGGTTCTTTAGTAGCAGCTTTTATGCAAGGGATAATAATTGGTGCTGTTATACAAGGCATCAAGGTATCTAATATGAAATATGCTGGAACTCCTTTAGACTGGGCTACAGGCTTTAATATGTTGACAGGGATAGCTGTGGTCTTTGGTTATTCTATGTTGGGTTCAACATGGCTTATGATGCATTGTAAAGAAAAAGTATTATTTAATTGGGCAAAAAAAGTAGCGATTTATACTTCTTTTTTTGTAGGTCTAAGTATGTTAATGGTAAGCATTGCAATGCCTATTTCCAATCAACATGTACGTGATTTATGGTTTAGTTTACCAGAATTCCTTTTCTTGTTGCCGATACCTTTTATAGCTTTTATATCTTTTATAGTGTTATGGATTTCTCTCTATAAGGCGGATAAATTTATACCATTCTTTTGTACTGTAATCATCTTTGTATTATCTTTCTCTGGAATATGCATAACAATGTATCCGTGGTTAGTGCCGTATTCTGTGAATTTACATGATGCAGCAGCAACAGGGACTTCGCAATCTATTTTACTGATTGGAGCAATTATTATGCTACCAGTTATTCTTTCATATACTGGATACTGTTACTATTTAATGTGGAATAAAGATGATCGTAAAAAAGCTTCGTAA